ttaattcctataatttccattaattcccatgaaaGTTTCTAAATTGGAATGTTTGCAAATTCCCCAGCTTAACTTTCCACGGAAAGTTTCCGGAAATTTACCAGAAACTTTTCGCCCCTTTTGCAACTCTAGTTGTGAACACGAAAGGCTTTTCTCACACCCTTTTAATTCTTTAGGAAATGCATGTGCCTGTCTGTTGTGCATGATTATTAGTAGATTGCGTTTGGTTTTGTGCTAATTCATGAGTGAATGTGTTGAGTAAACTGCCTCTTGTCCAGCAAAACATGGAGTTATGTAATTTTCCATAACTGGTGGATGGGTTCATTGTTGCCACATTGGATAAACTTAAAGGAAACAAAAAGTGGATTTCTATTAGAAACATCTCTTGTGTGTCACTTTTAGCGCTGCTTAATGTGGCATGCCTGGATGGGAACTGAAACCATGAGGAAATGAAAAGGACATGGTAAAAAAGGATTagtgttaaatgtagtacagattTGTCGCATGCTCTGATGTTTTTAATAACTAAATAACTATCAATAACTAATTGCAGCTACACACTCTATGGACCCGCATGCACTTCATTGCATGCTCATCTCTTCTCTTCAACCCCAACTACACGGTTAAGGCACAAACTCATACAAATGTCTCCGTTTAATAAAAGAAATCAGGGTCACTATGTCATATTGTTGCTATGACGACCACTTTTTTGATTGACTCCAGGGTTAAAGATCAAACCAACTAATCAGGAGTGTGAAGTTCAGTCAGTCAGAGTTGATTGGCTTCGAGGCCTACTGAGTGATAAGGTCAGAGAGATCCAAGTGGTATAAATGGAGAGAAGGCAGCTGTAAAATTCAAAACCACCTTAAAAACGCACCTTAAAACCCTGATTCTTATATCCATCATGGATCCAAGGTCCCGTTGGATATTGGACTCTGTAGATAAGGTTGGAGAACCAACCTTTAACCACTCATACTCGGGTGTGCTGTGTCAAATCAGCGTTGTACCTGTACCTTTTCCGTACTTCAAAGAATGCTGCAGTAGGAGAGGTGTAGAGCAGAACAGTACACTGTCCTGGTGTGTGTGCAtcttggcacacacacacaagctgacatcacaggAATGCGAGGCATAACAACCAACAAGGTACTGTACGTTTGCACTCACATACAAATAGAAACTTGACCTTGACCATAGATAACAGTTTTTtgtgtaaaagaaaatagaaaggGTAATTAACTAGacctaaatgtttttattcaaaaCAATCAAAGCTCACCTCAATGCTGTGGTTTATGATTTCcatgtttacattacatactgtattaaAGACAACTAAATAAGCTATAAGTCTAAAACATAAATATTATGAGGGTTTTGTTTCATTCTTCAACATGTGGTGTTAAAATTCTTTATCCTTAAAACATAAGCAGCAGTCGATGGAAAAGGGGTTCAAATTCCATTCGGCCTGACCTGGTCAGCGTGTGTGACAAGAGGTTAAGACTGTCTGTTTCCACTCTTTGGCTGTCAGAACATCTCGACCTTTACTGAACCTGAACTCACCTGAGTTAtcttacaaaacaacaaacacattaaacagGACTTAGAGGAGTAGATAACAAGATGGCAGAGGCGCCCTggtggctcacctggtggagcatgtgccccatgtaccaaggcaaGGCTccgtccttaccgcagcggcccagGTATCGAAAAGGGTCTTATGACAGCATCAGTCCATTTTTTGCTCTATGATCTACATTGAGCAGGCAAGGAATTTGAAACATATGTGTAGCTGCGAGAGATTGAGATGGGCCAGTACAAGATGTTCTTGTTGCGTGTATCTAATTATGCGTGATGCATATCTAACAACATTAGCCTAGTAATGCTTTCAgaatgcctgtgtgtgtataagaCGTATGGCCGTAGGTCTGAGAGTTTAGCTTTGGCTGGGCTTTTCCCAGGCCTTTAGGGGATCTAAGGTAAGTGAGGGTTGCTTTTTCACAGCTCTAAACAGCTTTACTTGGATCAGAGGCTGTTGCCCAACCTGGTCCACCAGCAGGTGGACCCAGTTTGGGACAAGGGTGGAGTATGAACAGACTCcttcgtctgtgtgtgtatgcaagaAGCCATAGGGCAGGGGACGGGTCCATGCAAaaccttttgtctttttttttttttactgataaaGTCTAATCAGAGTGGGATCAGGCAGCCCCCCaattacagacagacacacacacacacacacacacacacacacacacacacacacacacacactctcagctTCCCTCATTAGGCAACAAGCTCCAGTGATGCAGTGCCCATCGCTTCTTGCTTCAGTGGCTCAACACATCAACATGTTTGGTTCTGTTAACCCTGGGAAATTAGCCTAATCATTCAGCGCACCTTCTTTAATTACATGCATGATTAGTCACAGAAAGACTTGACCATTTGGGGATGACACTGATTGTACAGACAATTTGTTCAGTAACTGGAACTATCTGCATCAGAAAGCTGGGATGTGTGGGAACATAACAGTATGAGTCTGTATAAAAATGAGATCATAAATGTGCAGTTAACAGTCACAGAGAATATGAGCCGTCTGTACAGCTGTAAAAGAGGGTACACCGCTGTGTGGTTCCttcaaatacagtacagaagaACTCTGCTGACGGATCAATGACCAGTAACAGGCTGTTTATTTGTTACCAGTGTGTACAGATCATTAGGCCTTCTTATCTAAAACCACTATCTACTCTGTATTGCACGATACTCAAGTCCAAAGGGTTTAGCAGACTCGTCCTTTGCCCTCTTTATCTATGGTATATCTTTAGTCAGAGGGCTATACAGTATTTAATTATTCAGATAATGTAGTCATCTGTAAGACTAGAGCAAACTAGGAAATCTTCACATTTTACCCCATGGAATGCTCATATGGATTAAATAGGAACTTCAATCATGCTTGCCCTCATAAAGCTATTAATACTGTTTTGTTTATAGCCGAGAACAGACCATGTGCCGCTCTGATACGTCACCTCTTAGTTCTCTACTGTGCCAGCCCAGCAGGCTGttctatttctctgattcatttGATCACCTTGTCGCCCGTCAAGGGGATTTGATCATGATTAGACTTACTGTACACAACAGTTGTTAGGTTAATTGACTCATGGATGTGGTCCTTCTTCTATTTAACACTGTTGTACAGTTATCCACATGATGCAAAAGAATTTCATTGTAAAGCCAAATCACCTAAACATTGTAAAtgacttatttatttacaaattttTCCTTGTACTCAAAGGAATGTGCCcgggggtggtgtgtgtgtgtgtgtgtgtgtgtgtgtgtgtgtgtgtgtttgtttgtgtgtttgtgtgtgtagagggATGTCAGACTGGTTTTTCTTGCCCTCTAGAGGTACTGTCTATTGGctgacacaaacagagagatcaGAGCCCACACCCGCAGTCTGCCCTGTAGCCTCTTGTTCAACTCGATTTCACTTCACATATTAACTCTGATTGCAAAACGTTTGCCACCCTTGCCGGTAATGATTTAAAACATCGTTCGCCaatatactgtaaaaaataaactaagaaaCTGTCTGTTTGTGGTGTAGGTTCGAGATACTGATCACCAAGTGTtttgtgtggttttgtgttGCCCATTCTTCCATGtagtttattcatttatttgttgttaaAAGTAGCAGCAATGAGCTCAGTTACTGTATGAATGACATTCCCATGTAATAATTCCCTAGTTGCAATTCCTGTACCACAGAAAGCCCCATGGATTATAATTTATGCATTTATGTGTAAGTAGtttactgttgtagttggttGAGTTAGAGCTAatttaaacaatatatatatgttaatcTACATTAGTGCATCATATGTTATAAACGGATCAcatattttgtatgtaaaatcttagTTTGAAAAGTAAGTAATAACTACAgcagtcaaataaatgtagtggagtaaaaaaaaaaggtttcctTCTGAATACTTGTGAGGTATAAGTATCAAGTAGCATGAATAGAAATACTCAAATACAAGTACCTCAggtacttgaattaaatgtaactGCTATTGTAATTCTAATACTGATAGACATAGTAATTGTAGTAGCCTGGTAATACCGGTTATTAAGTGTTGTAGTAGTATTCCTATTTTTCTGTGGATGTTGTAAGTCTCTCAGTGAATTAtttgcagtaacataaagtccCTGACTAAGGAGCTATTTCTGCTCTTGGTGAGGATGATTGACAGCTGCCTGCCGCGGAGCTCAGTGGATAACGTCATCTCTCAGCTGGGAGGGGAGGGGGCGGGGCGGGGCTTCCCGCTCTGCCCTGTTAGGTGTGCTTTAACTTTCACAACAAGCCCGGCGAGTTGGAGCGACAGCCGTGCCCGGCGAAACTTAAAAGAACCGTCGCGGATTTAGCTGTTTAACTTCAACAAAGTGTCAGGACCGATGAAAATACACAGCTCACCTTCACTTTGGGGAAAATGCACTGGGAACAATTTTTCCGTTTGACGAATGGAAAGGTGAGCCGCTTTTTGCGCGTGTTAGGTCGCTTCTGTGACAGAAGATGAGTTTTCAAAAAGAGCTAATTTGGGGCAATTTATGTGTACTTTTAGTCATTTGTCAGAAATAAACCTTTGTATGGAGTTTTGCTTTCTACCGGAGACGCTGTGGTTTGTGTTGACTGTGGTGCCTGTCATCAATTAGTCATGCTATCGGGCATGCAGGTGAGCAGCCGGTGCTTTGTCTTTACCTGTTATGGAGTGGTAATAATGACGAGCCTTTTCAGAGGCTGAGTGGTGGATGTCTGCTCTAACTCTTTCCCTGGTCCTCTCaggctttttgtttttctgggtggCTTCTGGCCCTCCAATGTGTGCTGTCAGGTTCAGctgtttattttgtgtgcatGCTTAGTGATGAGAGAAATATTTCAATTACAATCCCTTTTTGCGCGTTTAGCTCGAGCAGTATCACAGTGTTTCTATGTTCTTCGCCCGAGGCGTTAAAGGAAATGAATCACATTGGCTCTTGGCTGCCTGTGATTGAAGGTGCTACTAGACTACTGGGTTCATCATCTTTTCAGGTGGAGTTAATTTAGTTTTaggaaaatacaagaaaaaccCAATTTTAGATTTTTTGGGTTTTAACACAAATGCCTTGTTTGACAAAATCCGGTCAGTGTCTGAACTAAACAGACAAATAATTCTTAATCTGTCAAACTGTTGTGAGCAAAAATCTAATATCCTGTCAGTCTTGTCCTATATCGTCGCAccctaaacaaacaaaaacagagatttagagctgcaacaatgaatcgattagttgtcaactattaaattaatcagcaactattttaataCTCAATAATtggtttgattattttttttattaaaaaaaggaaaacatctgattccagcttcttaaatgtgaatattttctggtttcttaactcctctgtgacagtaaactgaatatctttgagttgtggacaggATAAGAgaacgtcatcttgggctttggaaaacactgatcaacatttttcaccgttttctgacattttatagaccaaacaaataattgattaatcgagaaaaataattaatcgatattgaaaataattgttagtgaCAGCCCTACAGAGATTAGGCTTATACTCTTTTCAGTCTGTTCTTGCCTGTTTTACAAAAGAGACTTGTGGATAGCTGTGGATTCACACTTtgaaacatttagttttgtatgAATGTGTTGAAAATTttgaaagtcatttttttttccatctactttcttttctttgtaaatgAATGGAAAAAACAATATCTTTCATCTTCCTCTTTAGACAAACTGACCGTGAGTGGCTGCAGAAATGCAGAAGCCTCTCTTTTTATTGCATGTCAGCCAAACTCTCAATATGCCACTCACACTtttttcatcccttttttcaaccccccctccctctcttctttttaCTGTCAGATTGACCGGCTGGAGGTGAGTGGGCTGGGACAAACACCCCTGGCTGTTTCATGTGGCGCAGACAGTTCATTCCCTGGAGGTGAGGATGGCACCCCAGACCCTCAGCGCACAAAGCAGGCAATCGCCCAGCTGCAGCAGAAAATCCTTAAACTCACAGAGCAAATTAAGATCGAGCAGACAGCCAGGGATGACAACGTTGCAGAGTACCTCAAACTAGCCAACAATGCTGACAAACAGCAAAGCACACGCATCAAACAGGTAAAATTAGGAGTTGTTGCACTTTACTAAACTATTAATATGTATATATCAAGACAAATGAACATAGGGGActaattgttttatatttttaacaggCTTATGTAATAGGccgtccttccagaaaaatgcggagtttttttgtgattgttgcgggcaaaaatccttgattatgcggcacgttttcttaaaaaatgcgatggaatatgcgggatatttatgcaaatgtatgcgatgaaattgcgggaacttgcaaatactgcggcttcatcgcggggtttgcagcctTTCGATGATTTTCACGTCGcataattacgtcacttcataacgttcccatggcaacaggggaaaatggctgctcttgtgtgaagtaaacgcaacatttttcaactttctgctaagatatatgtgacttttttgcaacaaaaatgtggggattatgaaatcatgcaagccccgcatattttgcgcggaaatcggcaatttatgctgcgaaagtgcggcgtatttgaaaaaaatgcggcccccgcataaatatgcggactttggctgattatgcattgaattatgcgatcgcataatcacatTTTTCCAGAGGGACTGAATAGGGAGGGAACTCACTAAATAAATTGGGAGTGGGTTATCGCAGTGTAATGTGTATTCCCCTCACTAATAGAAGCCTGTTTGTGGCTGTCAGGTTTTTGAGAAAAAGAACCAGAAGTCAGCGCAGACCATCCAGCAGCTGCAAAGGAAACTCGAGCACTACCACCGGAAGCTGCGGGAAGTGGAGCATAACGGTATCCCACGCCAGCCCAAGGATGTTCTGCGGGACATGCAGCAGGGCCTGAAGGATGTCGGAGCCAAAGTCACAGGCTTCAGTGAAGGCGTGGTGGACAGCGTGAAGGGaggcctctccagcttctcccagGCCACCCACTCTGCTGCCGGGGCCGTCGTCTCCAAACCTCGTGAGATTGCGTCGCTGATTCGCAACAAATTCGGCAGCGCTGATAACATCCCCTCTCTTAAAGACTCTCTTGACGACCCCTCAGTGGAAGAAGGTGTGACAGGGGCTGGCGGACGTTCACTGGGCAGCGTTGGGCATCACCTCCAGCCCAGTCCCAGGTATGGTAGTGAGGATGACTGCTCTAGTGCTACATCAGGCTCAGCGGGCGCCAACAGCACCACAGGTGCCCCCGGAGGTCCCCCAAGTTCCAAGGGCAACACACTGGAGAGGAGTCAGAGCTCCAGCCTGGACATGCTGCTGCAGGAGATGCAGGAGCTGAGGGAGGGCCAGGCAAGGCTAGAGGAGAACCTTGATGGTTTGAAGAGCCACTATCAGAGAGACTACACAGTTGTTATGCAAGCACTGCAAGAGGAACGCTTCAGGTacagagagaaaagggaaaATACGATTGCGTGTATCATATATTCCTAAACAGTATACTGTTTAGCAAAAGAAAACCCCTACAATTCTTACAGTGTGTAATCAGGAAGAACTATTGTTTTTGGAAacgtacagtcaggtccataaatattgggacatcgacacaattctaatctttttgtctctatacaccaccacaatggagttgaaatgaaacgaacaagatgtgctttaactgcagactttcagctttaatttgagggtatttacatccaaatcaggtgaacggtgtaggaattacaacagtttgtatatgtgcctcccactttttaagggaccaaaagtaatgggacagattaacaatcataaatcaaactttcactttttaatacttggttgcaaatcctttgcattaaattacagcctgaagtctggaacgcatagacatcaccagacgctgggtttcatccctggcgatgctctgccaggcctctactgcaactgtcttcagttcctgcttgttcttggggcattttcccttcagttttgtcttcagcaagtgaaatgcatgctcaatcggattcaggtcaggtgattgacttggccattgcataacattccacttctttcccttaaaaaactctttggttgctttcgcagtatgcttcgggtcattgtccatctgcactgtgaagcgccgtccaatgagttctgaagcatttggctgaatatgagcagataatattgcccgaaacacttcagaattcatcttgctgcttttgtcagcagtcacatcatcaataaatacaagagaagcagttccattggcagccatacatgcccacgccatgacactaccaccaccatacttcactgatgaggtggtatgctttggatcatgagcagttcctttccttctccatactcttctcttcccatcactctggtacaagttgatctttgtctcatctgtccataggatgttgttccagaaatgtgaaggcttttttagatgttgtttggcaaactctaatctggccttcctgttttttgaggctcaccaatggtttacatcttgtagtgaaccctctgtattcactctggtgaagtcttctcttgattgttgactttgacacacatacacctacctcctggagagtgttcttgatctggccaactgttgtgaagggtgttttcttcaccaggaaaagtattcttcggtcatccaccacagttgttttccgtggtcttccgggtcttttggtgttgctgagctcaccggtgtgttctttctttttaagaatgttccaaacagttgatttggccacacctaatgtttttgctatctctct
This genomic interval from Sander vitreus isolate 19-12246 chromosome 7, sanVit1, whole genome shotgun sequence contains the following:
- the tmcc1a gene encoding transmembrane and coiled-coil domains protein 1 isoform X7, with amino-acid sequence MVQRFSLRRQYSKIDRLEVSGLGQTPLAVSCGADSSFPGGEDGTPDPQRTKQAIAQLQQKILKLTEQIKIEQTARDDNVAEYLKLANNADKQQSTRIKQVFEKKNQKSAQTIQQLQRKLEHYHRKLREVEHNGIPRQPKDVLRDMQQGLKDVGAKVTGFSEGVVDSVKGGLSSFSQATHSAAGAVVSKPREIASLIRNKFGSADNIPSLKDSLDDPSVEEGVTGAGGRSLGSVGHHLQPSPRYGSEDDCSSATSGSAGANSTTGAPGGPPSSKGNTLERSQSSSLDMLLQEMQELREGQARLEENLDGLKSHYQRDYTVVMQALQEERFRCERLEEQLNDLTELHQNEILNLKQELASMEEKIAYQSYERARDIQEALEACQTRISKMELQQQQQQVVQLEGLENATARTLLGKLINVLLALMAVLLVFVSTVANCVVPLMKTRLRTLSTLLLILLLAFLWRNWDALSGYTHRALQPPG
- the tmcc1a gene encoding transmembrane and coiled-coil domains protein 1 isoform X3 → MVAGQGSGAVGMMRRGTSLQSRRSKGSGSGSGSGDRDPLVRGSPQAPHRRHTHDPQQHIRRPRSSSPAETTPSSPTPGCTGGDVVLSSGYHSTEETDRIDRLEVSGLGQTPLAVSCGADSSFPGGEDGTPDPQRTKQAIAQLQQKILKLTEQIKIEQTARDDNVAEYLKLANNADKQQSTRIKQVFEKKNQKSAQTIQQLQRKLEHYHRKLREVEHNGIPRQPKDVLRDMQQGLKDVGAKVTGFSEGVVDSVKGGLSSFSQATHSAAGAVVSKPREIASLIRNKFGSADNIPSLKDSLDDPSVEEGVTGAGGRSLGSVGHHLQPSPRYGSEDDCSSATSGSAGANSTTGAPGGPPSSKGNTLERSQSSSLDMLLQEMQELREGQARLEENLDGLKSHYQRDYTVVMQALQEERFRCERLEEQLNDLTELHQNEILNLKQELASMEEKIAYQSYERARDIQEALEACQTRISKMELQQQQQQVVQLEGLENATARTLLGKLINVLLALMAVLLVFVSTVANCVVPLMKTRLRTLSTLLLILLLAFLWRNWDALSGYTHRALQPPG
- the tmcc1a gene encoding transmembrane and coiled-coil domains protein 1 isoform X5, with protein sequence MLSDERNISITIPFCAFSSSSITVFLCSSPEALKEMNHIGSWLPVIEGATRLLGSSSFQIDRLEVSGLGQTPLAVSCGADSSFPGGEDGTPDPQRTKQAIAQLQQKILKLTEQIKIEQTARDDNVAEYLKLANNADKQQSTRIKQVFEKKNQKSAQTIQQLQRKLEHYHRKLREVEHNGIPRQPKDVLRDMQQGLKDVGAKVTGFSEGVVDSVKGGLSSFSQATHSAAGAVVSKPREIASLIRNKFGSADNIPSLKDSLDDPSVEEGVTGAGGRSLGSVGHHLQPSPRYGSEDDCSSATSGSAGANSTTGAPGGPPSSKGNTLERSQSSSLDMLLQEMQELREGQARLEENLDGLKSHYQRDYTVVMQALQEERFRCERLEEQLNDLTELHQNEILNLKQELASMEEKIAYQSYERARDIQEALEACQTRISKMELQQQQQQVVQLEGLENATARTLLGKLINVLLALMAVLLVFVSTVANCVVPLMKTRLRTLSTLLLILLLAFLWRNWDALSGYTHRALQPPG
- the tmcc1a gene encoding transmembrane and coiled-coil domains protein 1 isoform X6 is translated as MHWEQFFRLTNGKIDRLEVSGLGQTPLAVSCGADSSFPGGEDGTPDPQRTKQAIAQLQQKILKLTEQIKIEQTARDDNVAEYLKLANNADKQQSTRIKQVFEKKNQKSAQTIQQLQRKLEHYHRKLREVEHNGIPRQPKDVLRDMQQGLKDVGAKVTGFSEGVVDSVKGGLSSFSQATHSAAGAVVSKPREIASLIRNKFGSADNIPSLKDSLDDPSVEEGVTGAGGRSLGSVGHHLQPSPRYGSEDDCSSATSGSAGANSTTGAPGGPPSSKGNTLERSQSSSLDMLLQEMQELREGQARLEENLDGLKSHYQRDYTVVMQALQEERFRCERLEEQLNDLTELHQNEILNLKQELASMEEKIAYQSYERARDIQEALEACQTRISKMELQQQQQQVVQLEGLENATARTLLGKLINVLLALMAVLLVFVSTVANCVVPLMKTRLRTLSTLLLILLLAFLWRNWDALSGYTHRALQPPG
- the tmcc1a gene encoding transmembrane and coiled-coil domains protein 1 isoform X4 yields the protein MMRRGTSLQSRRSKGSGSGSGSGDRDPLVRGSPQAPHRRHTHDPQQHIRRPRSSSPAETTPSSPTPGCTGGDVVLSSGYHSTEETDRIDRLEVSGLGQTPLAVSCGADSSFPGGEDGTPDPQRTKQAIAQLQQKILKLTEQIKIEQTARDDNVAEYLKLANNADKQQSTRIKQVFEKKNQKSAQTIQQLQRKLEHYHRKLREVEHNGIPRQPKDVLRDMQQGLKDVGAKVTGFSEGVVDSVKGGLSSFSQATHSAAGAVVSKPREIASLIRNKFGSADNIPSLKDSLDDPSVEEGVTGAGGRSLGSVGHHLQPSPRYGSEDDCSSATSGSAGANSTTGAPGGPPSSKGNTLERSQSSSLDMLLQEMQELREGQARLEENLDGLKSHYQRDYTVVMQALQEERFRCERLEEQLNDLTELHQNEILNLKQELASMEEKIAYQSYERARDIQEALEACQTRISKMELQQQQQQVVQLEGLENATARTLLGKLINVLLALMAVLLVFVSTVANCVVPLMKTRLRTLSTLLLILLLAFLWRNWDALSGYTHRALQPPG
- the tmcc1a gene encoding transmembrane and coiled-coil domains protein 1 isoform X2; its protein translation is MSCRTKDKDVIHKSESHLADRWADAGQGSGAVGMMRRGTSLQSRRSKGSGSGSGSGDRDPLVRGSPQAPHRRHTHDPQQHIRRPRSSSPAETTPSSPTPGCTGGDVVLSSGYHSTEETDRIDRLEVSGLGQTPLAVSCGADSSFPGGEDGTPDPQRTKQAIAQLQQKILKLTEQIKIEQTARDDNVAEYLKLANNADKQQSTRIKQVFEKKNQKSAQTIQQLQRKLEHYHRKLREVEHNGIPRQPKDVLRDMQQGLKDVGAKVTGFSEGVVDSVKGGLSSFSQATHSAAGAVVSKPREIASLIRNKFGSADNIPSLKDSLDDPSVEEGVTGAGGRSLGSVGHHLQPSPRYGSEDDCSSATSGSAGANSTTGAPGGPPSSKGNTLERSQSSSLDMLLQEMQELREGQARLEENLDGLKSHYQRDYTVVMQALQEERFRCERLEEQLNDLTELHQNEILNLKQELASMEEKIAYQSYERARDIQEALEACQTRISKMELQQQQQQVVQLEGLENATARTLLGKLINVLLALMAVLLVFVSTVANCVVPLMKTRLRTLSTLLLILLLAFLWRNWDALSGYTHRALQPPG
- the tmcc1a gene encoding transmembrane and coiled-coil domains protein 1 isoform X8 yields the protein MLSGMQIDRLEVSGLGQTPLAVSCGADSSFPGGEDGTPDPQRTKQAIAQLQQKILKLTEQIKIEQTARDDNVAEYLKLANNADKQQSTRIKQVFEKKNQKSAQTIQQLQRKLEHYHRKLREVEHNGIPRQPKDVLRDMQQGLKDVGAKVTGFSEGVVDSVKGGLSSFSQATHSAAGAVVSKPREIASLIRNKFGSADNIPSLKDSLDDPSVEEGVTGAGGRSLGSVGHHLQPSPRYGSEDDCSSATSGSAGANSTTGAPGGPPSSKGNTLERSQSSSLDMLLQEMQELREGQARLEENLDGLKSHYQRDYTVVMQALQEERFRCERLEEQLNDLTELHQNEILNLKQELASMEEKIAYQSYERARDIQEALEACQTRISKMELQQQQQQVVQLEGLENATARTLLGKLINVLLALMAVLLVFVSTVANCVVPLMKTRLRTLSTLLLILLLAFLWRNWDALSGYTHRALQPPG